The Glycine soja cultivar W05 chromosome 3, ASM419377v2, whole genome shotgun sequence genome window below encodes:
- the LOC114405219 gene encoding uncharacterized protein LOC114405219 translates to MRPDAIGRMGLSPMQNCTVAIRILAYGSLADCVDEYVRIDECSATQCLQKFVKSVNEIFGQEYLRRPNKNDINRYYKLEMHEGFQNVGYYLADDIYPDYVTFVKIIPMPQGPKRKLFTKYQEAARKDVERASEVLKS, encoded by the exons ATGAGACCTGATGCTATTGGTAGAATGGGTCTCTCACCAATGCAAAATTGCACTGTTGCTATTCGTATACTGGCATACGGATCACTTGCCGATTGTGTGGATGAGTACGTTAGAATTGACGAATGCAGTGCAACTCAATGCTTACAAAAATTTGTAAAGAGTGTCAATGAGATATTTGGACAAGAGTACTTGAGAAGGCCTAACAAAAATGACATCAATCGCTACTACAAATTGGAGATGCATGAGGGTTTCCAG AATGTGGGATACTATCTTGCAGATGATATTTATCCTGATTATGTCACATTTGTGAAGATCATTCCAATGCCACAAGgtcctaaaagaaaattatttacaaaatatcaAGAAGCAGCGCGAAAGGATGTGGAACGAGCATCTGAAGTGCTCAAATCTTGA
- the LOC114406611 gene encoding probable mediator of RNA polymerase II transcription subunit 26b codes for MKSWSLDEWRNYFGSANSDIFEIIEHAIIVAASDCPKEFRVRRDWIAERLFSCRLTRCVGCDRVELAVGADSKKEKHDGDDGDNDKSGFERDGVEFEGAGASKESKVNGDANLGDSNYSFGEAEALSDEMEEESQYVAEILRIKDVLLNPEDESEAVIFESLRRLQLMELTVDCLKATEIGKAVNPLRKHGSKDIRQLARTLINGWKEMVDEWVKATTTTAITGSEEGTPDSVNPSVVDDDEEEGLPSPPLDEGAFFVTQAGSMELSQFFDGMDDDGNPRPTGPFSKNHENGRKPAFDSHVLEMRKLQPSHDTVVINRDVKSQQQAKENKAAVMPVRPNKPVTADSGPGRPPKSNVQRKSNMEPKMQQKMENNSITRRPPTAQLDKSKRSDDDAVQVKLEATKRKLQESYQQAEKAKRQRTIQVMEINDLPKQGLHRNTHFKPGYHSRHWANGRR; via the exons ATGAAGTCTTGGTCACTGGACGAGTGGAGGAACTACTTCGGGTCTGCGAATTCGGATATATTCGAGATAATTGAGCACGCCATAATTGTGGCGGCTTCGGATTGTCCTAAGGAGTTTAGAGTGAGGAGGGATTGGATTGCAGAGAGGTTGTTTTCTTGCAGGTTGACTCGGTGTGTGGGGTGTGACCGTGTTGAGTTGGCTGTGGGTGCAGATAGTAAAAAAGAGAAACATGATGGTGATGATGGTGATAATGATAAGAGTGGGTTTGAGAGAGATGGGGTTGAGTTTGAAGGTGCAGGGGCAAGCAAAGAGAGCAAGGTCAATGGGGATGCGAATCTTGGTGACAGCAATTATAGCTTTGGGGAGGCTGAAGCATTAAGTGATGAGATGGAAGAGGAGTCTCAGTATGTTGCGGAGATTTTGAGGATCAAGGATGTTCTGCTTAACCCTGAAGATGAG TCTGAGGCTGTGATATTTGAGTCATTGAGGAGGCTTCAGTTGATGGAACTCACCGTGGACTGTTTAAAG GCAACGGAGATTGGCAAGGCGGTCAATCCTCTCCGGAAACATGGATCGAAGGACATTCGTCAACTTGCCAGGACTCTCATCAA TGGCTGGAAAGAAATGGTGGATGAGTGGGTTAAGGCCACTACTACCACAGCTATCACAG GTTCAGAAGAAGGTACACCAGATTCAGTGAATCCATCCGTTgtagatgatgatgaagaagaaggacTTCCATCACCTCCCTTGGATGAAGGGGCTTTCTTTGTCACTCAGGCTGGTTCAATGGAGCTGTCACAG TTCTTTGATGGCATGGACGACGATGGAA ATCCTCGACCAACTGGACCATTCAGCAAGAACCATGAGAATGGCAGAAAGCCAGCTTTTGACAGCCATGTTTTAGAGATGAGGAAGTTGCAGCCTTCCCATGACACAGTCGTCATTAACAGAGATGTTAAGAGTCAGCAACAAGCAAAGGAAAACAAGGCTGCTGTCATGCCTGTGAGGCCAAATAAACCTGTAACAGCTGATTCCGGGCCTGGCAGACCCCCAAAATCAAATGTGCAGCGAAAAAGTAATATGGAGCCAAAGATGCAGCAAAAAATGGAGAACAATTCAATCACTAGGAGGCCTCCAACTGCTCAGTTAGAT AAATCCAAGCGTTCAGATGACGATGCAGTCCAAGTAAAGCTAGAAGCCACCAAGAGAAAACTTCAGGAGAGCTATCAACAAGCTGAAAAAG CCAAGAGGCAGAGAACAATACAAGTTATGGAAATAAACGATCTTCCCAAGCAAGGTTTGCACCGAAATACACATTTCAAACCTGGATATCACAGTAGGCATTGGGCTAATGGTCGAAGATAA